In Nissabacter sp. SGAir0207, the genomic stretch GCCGAGCATCTCGTCGATGCGGTCGCGCTGCTCGCCGCTGAGCCGGGCGCGCAGGCAGGCCCACACGGACTTGTCCGCCTTCTGCGCGATCTCCAGATTTTCGAACACCGTCAGCGCCTCAAACACCGTCGGCTTCTGGAACTTACGGCCAATGCCCGCGCGGGCGATGGCGATGGGTTCCAGCCGGGTCAGGTCGGTGCGCTGGTCATAGGTGACGCTGCCGCTCTGCGGCCGGGTTTTGCCGGTGATGACGTCCATTAGCGTGGTTTTGCCTGCGCCGTTGGGGCCAATCACGCAGCGCAGCTCACCGACGCCAATCTGCAAGGAGAGATCCGTCAGCGCGCGGAAGCCATCAAAACTGACGTTTACCCCCTCCAGCGCCAAAATCGGGTCGCGCTGGCGGCGGTGGCGATCAGCCGGTTGCGGCTGGGTGAACAGCGGTTCTGTCGGGTGCATCCTTTAGCCTCCCTTTTTGCGGCGCAGCAGGCCAATCACGCCCTGCGGCAGCAGCAGCGTCACCAGAATAAAGATGCCGCCGAGGAAAAATTGCCAGTACTCCGGGATGGCGACGGTAAACCAGCTCTTCGCGCCATTGACAATGCCCGCGCCCAGCAGCGGGCCGACCAGCGTGCCGCGCCCACCAAGCGCCACCCAGATCGCCGCCTCAATCGAGTTGGTGGGCGACATTTCACCGGGGTTGATGATGCCGACTTGCGGCACGTAGAGCGCGCCTGCCAGCCCGCACAGCACGGCGGAGATCGTCCAGACAAACAGCTTGAAGCCTCTCGGGTCGTAGCCGCAGAAGGTGAGCCGCCCCTCGGCGTCACGCACCGCCGTCAGCACCCGGCCAAATTTGCTCTTCGCCAGCGCCAGCCCAAGCGCCAGACTGGCCCCGAGCAGCAGCACGGTGGCGACGAACAGCCCCACACGGGTGCCGGTGGCGGTGATCGGGAAGCCGAGCAGGGTAGTAAAGCCGGTGAAGCCGTTGTTGCCACCAAAGCCGGTCTCATTGCGGAAGAACAGCAACATGCCAGCGTAGGTCAGCGCCTGGGTCATGATGGAGAAGTAGACGCCCTTGATCTTCGAGCGGAAGGCAAAGAAGCCAAACAGCAGCGCCAGCAGGCCGGGTGCCAGCACCACCAGACAGAGCGCCCAGACGAAGTGCTGGGTGCCAGCCCAGTACCACGGCAGCTCGCCCCACGACAGGAAGGACATAAAGGCTGGCAGGCCATCGCCGGCCGCCTGCCGCATCAGGTACATGCCCATCGCGTAGCCGCCAAGGGCGAAAAACAGCCCGTGGCCGAGGGAGAGCAGCCCGGCGTAGCCCCATACCAGATCCAGCGCGATCGCGACGATCGCATAACAGAGGATCTTGCCAACCAGCGTCAGGGTGTAGACGGAGATCGCCAGCGGGTGGCTGGCTGGCAGCAGCGCGAGGAACGGCAGCACCAGCAGCGCCAGCATCAGCAGGCCGCCGAGGCTGAGGGTCAGGCGCGGCGCGCGGCGGGCGCCGGCCAGGGTCAGTGGTTGCGTCATCAGTCAATCACCCTGCCCTTCAGGGCGAACAGCCCCTGCGGACGTTTTTGGATAAACAGAATAACCAGCGCCAGAATCAGGATCTTGCCCAATACCGCGCCCATCTGTGGCTCGAGAATTTTGTTGGCGATGCCCAGCCCAAAGGCCGCCACCACACTGCCAGCCAGTTGGCCGACGCCGCCGAGCACCACCACCAAAAAGGAGTCGATGATGTAGCCCTGTCCCAGCTCCGGGCCAACGTTGCCCAGTTGCGACAGCGCCACGCCGCCCAGCCCGGCGATGCCGGAGCCGAGGCCGAAGGCCAGCATGTCGATGCGGCCGGTCGGCACGCCACAGCAGGCGGCCATCGCGCGGTTCTGCGTCACGGCGCGCACGTTCAGGCCAAGGCGGGTCTTGTTGAGCAGCAGCCAAGTCAGCGCCAGCACCAGCAGCACAAAGACAATCACCGCGATGCGGTTCCACGGCAGTACCAGATTCGGCAGCAGCGGGATGCCGCCGGAGAGCCAGGCCGGGTTGGCAACCTCAACGTTCTGCGCGCCGAACAGCACCCGCACCGCCTGGATCAGCATCAGGCTGATGCCCCAGGTCGCCAGCAGCGTCTCCAGCGGGCGACCGTAGAGGTGGCGGATCACCGTGCGCTCCAGCGCCATGCCGATGCTGGCGGTGATCAGGAAGGCCACCGGCAGCGCCACCAGCGGGTAGAGCGCCAGCCAGCCGGGCGCGTAGTGCTGGAACAGCGACTGCACCAGCCAGGTGGCGTAG encodes the following:
- the urtD gene encoding urea ABC transporter ATP-binding protein UrtD, translating into MHPTEPLFTQPQPADRHRRQRDPILALEGVNVSFDGFRALTDLSLQIGVGELRCVIGPNGAGKTTLMDVITGKTRPQSGSVTYDQRTDLTRLEPIAIARAGIGRKFQKPTVFEALTVFENLEIAQKADKSVWACLRARLSGEQRDRIDEMLGTLRLAAERHRPAGLLSHGQKQFLEIGMLLVQEPHLLLLDEPAAGMTDAETEYTAELFRTLAGTHSLMVVEHDMGFVETIADHVTVLHQGRVLAEGSLREVQANEQVIEVYLGR
- the urtC gene encoding urea ABC transporter permease subunit UrtC — encoded protein: MTQPLTLAGARRAPRLTLSLGGLLMLALLVLPFLALLPASHPLAISVYTLTLVGKILCYAIVAIALDLVWGYAGLLSLGHGLFFALGGYAMGMYLMRQAAGDGLPAFMSFLSWGELPWYWAGTQHFVWALCLVVLAPGLLALLFGFFAFRSKIKGVYFSIMTQALTYAGMLLFFRNETGFGGNNGFTGFTTLLGFPITATGTRVGLFVATVLLLGASLALGLALAKSKFGRVLTAVRDAEGRLTFCGYDPRGFKLFVWTISAVLCGLAGALYVPQVGIINPGEMSPTNSIEAAIWVALGGRGTLVGPLLGAGIVNGAKSWFTVAIPEYWQFFLGGIFILVTLLLPQGVIGLLRRKKGG